Sequence from the [Bacteroides] pectinophilus genome:
TGGACTAAGACAGCATTTACGGTTGTGATGATATTGGGATTTGGCTATCTTGCCGTGCTTGAGGGACTTGTGATAAGTAAGATGAATGCAAAACCTGACGGCGGGTGCGATTATATGATAGTGCTTGGAGCACATGTCAAAGGGGATGTGGTCTCAAAATCACTTGCGCAGAGGCTGGATACTGCATATGAGTATGCATGCAGTGAAGATGGAAAGGAATGTACCATAATAGTTGCAGGCGGTAAGGGAAAAGGAGAGAGTGTAACAGAGGCATTCGCAATGAAAAGATATCTTACTGAAAAGGGGATTAATCCCGACAGGATACTTATGGAGGATAAATCAACAGATACACAGCTTAATATAAAGCTGAGCAGGGAGCTGTATATAGATGATACCGCTTCGGATGTTGTAATTGCCAGCAGCAGCTTCCATATATTCAGGGCACTTAAGCTTGCGAATGCCCAGGGGCTTAATAATGTACAGGGCCTTGCGGCCCCGTCCAATAAAATACTGCTTGTCAATTACATGCTGCGTGAAGCGGTAGGAATTACAAAAGAGATTGTATTCGGTAATTTCCGATATGCCGTAATTTAATGTTAAGATTCAGCACCGGTGCCATAGAATGACTTTACGGTGCCGGCAATGTCCATGCCTTTTTTGAATCCGTCATTATAGAGGGCATCAATCTTGGACAGGTCTTTTTCAAGACGGCTGAAGCCTTTGGTACTGTCAGGACGTATTACGATGACACGTCCGTCTTTTTCATATTCTGCAAGCCTGTCGAGACAGCTGTTATATCTTCTGGCACGTTTCATAAGGTCCTTTGCAAGCTCCGGATATTTCATGTATGCATGTGCAACGGCTCTGGTTGAACGCCCTGTCTGCTTGCGGTAGCCATCCTCTCTTGTGAGCACAACAACAACTCTGTCACATCCGTCTGCAAATGCTTTTTCAAAAGGAATTGAGTCGCTTAAGCCTCCGTCAAGATATGGCGTGTCATTAATGTAAATGAAAGGAAAAAGCAGTGGAAGCGCACAGGTTGCCTGAAGGACTGTGTTCTGCGGATCATGTGCACTAACATGCATATATTCGGGACGTCCTGTGAGAACATTAGTCACAACGGCAATGAACTCTCCATGGCTGTTATATCTGTCAAATGCTTCATAATCAAAAGGAACAAGCTCATTTGGAATTGTATCATAGGCAAATTTGAGACCATAATAACTTTTGTTAGACGGATTGATAAGATTGCCGGCACCCATGTAACGCTTGTCATGGCAGAACTGCATAATAATGTCATAGTTACGCTTCGCCTGTCCTGATGCATATGAAACACCATAAGCTGCTCCGGCGGATACTCCGATCATGTAGTCAGGCATTATATTATTGGCAAGGAATGCATCCATTACGCCGCATGAAAATATTGTTCTGAAAGCACCACCCTCAAATACTATTCCGGTTTTCAATGTGTATATCCTCCATTCTTAATATTGCGATATAATTATGCTTGGGGCAGAATCCCCAGGCTTTGATGATATAAAGATATAAAAAGAATTATAGCACTCATGTCTTTATCGTGCAAATGCATGAGGTAATGGAAATATTTTGCATATGTGATATGCATATTATGTATATCTGCTTGAGAATATATCAAATGAAGTGTATAATTGGATTGTTGCAGGCAATATCATGCAGTGTAGCGGAGGATTGGCATGAAGAGTGAAGACAGATTCGATAATATGAGTCCGGATGAACTTGATAATAAGAAAAAATGGTTCTTTAAAGAAAGTCTGCGTCTTGAAGAGATGAAGAAGGAGCTTGAGGACGAGCGCAAGCTTATAGATATTCAGAAGAATCTGCTGGAACGCCAGCAGAGCAAGAATATGCTGCTTCGCAAACAGCTTGAGAACCAGAAGATTTTGTTCGACAGACAGTGGCAGCTCCTTGAGAATGAGACAAGAAGGCTGGCAATAGACAAGGAACAGTTTGAAAGAGATAAGCTGTGCTTCAGGGACAATGCCGTTAGGGAGGCAAGAAGAAGCATGTCTGTGGAGGCTAATGTGAATGTATTCTTCAGGGGTGTTGATGATATGGCATCGCTTAAGAAGAGATATAAGTCACTTCAGAAGATATATCACCCGGATAACATGCACGGGGACAGCACAGTAATTCTGGCAATTAATGCTGAGTATGACAAGCTGTCACGTTTTTATTTGGGAACATAGTACGATTTGTTAAACATTTTATTGCAGATGATAATTCTCTGTGATAAAATATTTTTGTTTATGTAAAAACGCGTCTGCCTGACCTTAATGGCAGTATGCACTGTATATGGAGGAAGAAGATGGAATTAATGTATAAGAGTACGAGAGACGCTAATGTAAGTGTTAAGGCTTCACAGGCAATACTTAAGGGACTTGCACCGGACGGAGGTCTTTTTGTACCTGATAGTATACCTGCACTTGACGTAAGTCTTGATAAGCTTGCTTCAATGGATTATAAGGGAGTTGCGTATGAAGTAATGAAGCTTATGCTCACTGATTTTACAGAGGAAGAGCTTAAGGACTGCATTAATAAGGCATACGACTCAAAGTTCGATACAGATGAGATAGCTCCGCTCGTAAGTGCTGATGGCGCATATTATCTGGAACTTTTCCATGGTGCAACGATTGCATTTAAGGATATGGCACTTTCAATACTTCCACATCTTCTTATAACATCTGCCAGAAAGAATAATGTTACTAATGACATAGTTATTCTTACAGCAACATCAGGTGATACAGGTAAGGCTGCACTTGCGGGATTTGCTGATGTTAAGGGTACTAAAATTATCGTATTCTATCCTAAGGATGGTGTCAGCCCTGTTCAGGAGAAGCAGATGGTAACACAGAAGGGTGACAATACATATGTAATCGGAATTAAGGGTAATTTCGATGATGCACAGACAGGCGTTAAGAATATATTCGGTGACAAGGAACTTGAGAAGGTTATGAATGCTGCGGGATATCAGTTCTCATCAGCTAATTCAATCAATATCGGACGTCTTGTACCACAGATAGTTTATTATGTATATGCATATACAAGACTTCTTGCCAATGACCGGATTAAGGATGGCGAGAAGATCAATGTTGTAGTACCTACAGGTAACTTCGGTAATATCCTTGCTGCATTTTATGCTAAGAATATGGGACTTCCGATTAATAAGCTTATATGTGCATCCAATGACAATAAGGTTCTGTATGATTTCTTTGCTACAGGTGAGTATGACAGAAATCGTGATTTTATCCTTACAAC
This genomic interval carries:
- a CDS encoding YdcF family protein, whose protein sequence is MQYTWLTIAILSAGYFITCLAVTGPSSMFNYIWLAISLFFGFVFYISRMEACGRIVLHVWTKTAFTVVMILGFGYLAVLEGLVISKMNAKPDGGCDYMIVLGAHVKGDVVSKSLAQRLDTAYEYACSEDGKECTIIVAGGKGKGESVTEAFAMKRYLTEKGINPDRILMEDKSTDTQLNIKLSRELYIDDTASDVVIASSSFHIFRALKLANAQGLNNVQGLAAPSNKILLVNYMLREAVGITKEIVFGNFRYAVI
- a CDS encoding patatin family protein gives rise to the protein MKTGIVFEGGAFRTIFSCGVMDAFLANNIMPDYMIGVSAGAAYGVSYASGQAKRNYDIIMQFCHDKRYMGAGNLINPSNKSYYGLKFAYDTIPNELVPFDYEAFDRYNSHGEFIAVVTNVLTGRPEYMHVSAHDPQNTVLQATCALPLLFPFIYINDTPYLDGGLSDSIPFEKAFADGCDRVVVVLTREDGYRKQTGRSTRAVAHAYMKYPELAKDLMKRARRYNSCLDRLAEYEKDGRVIVIRPDSTKGFSRLEKDLSKIDALYNDGFKKGMDIAGTVKSFYGTGAES
- the thrC gene encoding threonine synthase; amino-acid sequence: MELMYKSTRDANVSVKASQAILKGLAPDGGLFVPDSIPALDVSLDKLASMDYKGVAYEVMKLMLTDFTEEELKDCINKAYDSKFDTDEIAPLVSADGAYYLELFHGATIAFKDMALSILPHLLITSARKNNVTNDIVILTATSGDTGKAALAGFADVKGTKIIVFYPKDGVSPVQEKQMVTQKGDNTYVIGIKGNFDDAQTGVKNIFGDKELEKVMNAAGYQFSSANSINIGRLVPQIVYYVYAYTRLLANDRIKDGEKINVVVPTGNFGNILAAFYAKNMGLPINKLICASNDNKVLYDFFATGEYDRNRDFILTTSPSMDILISSNLERLIYRIAGNDAAKNQELMSELKSQGRYGITDEMKKQLADFYGNYATEEENAATIKKLYEDTGYIIDTHTGVAATVYEKYKKDTGDTTKTVIASTASPYKFTRSVLTAIDPKYDSMGDFELVDELNRLSGVDIPKAIEDIRTAPVLHDTVCEVNEMCDNVKRILGIN